The following proteins are encoded in a genomic region of Aerococcaceae bacterium DSM 111021:
- a CDS encoding 3-hydroxybutyryl-CoA dehydrogenase, with protein MANIKTIGVVGAGAMGAGIANVMATNGYKVILRDIKEEYVQTGLDRISKFMDNSIKRGKLTEEGKQEVLNRITATTSLQDMKDVDLVIEVVIEDMDIKQQVFKELDEIVREDVVLATNTSSMSITEIASVVKNPSRVAGMHFFNPAQIMKLVEVIRGLETSDETVETLRQVAESAKKEVVEVKKDVPGFIVNRIMIPQFIEAIKVLEEGIASKEDIDKAMRYGLNHPMGAFELQDYAGVDIGYFVMEYFQKEFADNRWAPPLLMKNMMRAGRNGKKAGKGFYDYE; from the coding sequence ATGGCAAATATTAAAACAATTGGAGTGGTTGGAGCAGGAGCAATGGGAGCAGGAATTGCGAATGTGATGGCTACTAATGGCTATAAAGTAATCTTAAGAGATATAAAAGAAGAGTACGTACAAACTGGTTTAGATCGAATTAGCAAATTCATGGATAACAGTATTAAGCGAGGTAAGTTAACAGAAGAAGGTAAGCAAGAAGTTCTAAATCGAATTACAGCAACAACTTCACTACAAGATATGAAAGATGTTGATTTAGTTATTGAGGTTGTTATTGAAGATATGGATATCAAACAACAAGTATTTAAAGAGTTGGATGAGATTGTTCGTGAAGATGTTGTATTAGCAACAAATACTTCATCAATGTCAATTACTGAGATTGCTTCAGTAGTTAAAAATCCATCACGTGTTGCAGGAATGCACTTCTTTAATCCAGCACAAATTATGAAGTTAGTTGAAGTTATTCGTGGATTAGAGACATCAGATGAAACAGTCGAAACGTTACGCCAAGTAGCTGAAAGTGCTAAAAAAGAAGTTGTAGAAGTGAAAAAAGACGTACCCGGATTTATTGTGAATCGTATCATGATTCCACAATTTATTGAAGCGATTAAAGTCTTAGAAGAAGGTATTGCATCAAAAGAAGATATTGATAAAGCAATGCGTTACGGATTAAACCATCCAATGGGTGCATTTGAGTTACAAGATTATGCAGGTGTAGATATCGGATACTTTGTGATGGAGTACTTCCAAAAAGAGTTTGCTGACAACCGTTGGGCTCCACCTTTATTAATGAAAAACATGATGCGTGCAGGGCGTAATGGTAAGAAAGCTGGTAAAGGATTCTACGACTACGAATAA
- a CDS encoding enoyl-CoA hydratase/isomerase family protein, whose translation MSEKFTAAIIGAGTMGSGIAQKIAQEGIPVTLVDVTQEQVENGLQKIKDMLNEGIERGVFNEAYVEKTLNLITLTTDYNDLKDIDFIVEAVFENMDVKTAVLKQLDEVCKPEAILSSNTSSFYIRDLAKVTNRPDRFIGMHYFFHPAKNRLLEIISHDGTSEETVAIANKFADLHNKTAIVVKDSPGFAVNRFFVPWLTESVRLYEEGVANKATIDKAAEKTFKIGMGPFTLMNASGIPIAYHSANTLAAEISEFYSPPKTLADQVEANEFWDVEDGEVDESKFDIIAERLLATSIGAATALVDEGVASIEDTDRGAVVGLRWKTGPFQLANKYGVKYIYDIVKKLSDSRPGFPVAGILSKQAELDEPFDFNFIDYKVADGIATITINRPEAMNALNPTVVGQLEDTFNKAEADESVKAIVFRGAGKAFVAGADLKFFLDGAVNDKVEDIVEFTAKGHKLFRRMETSDKLTITILDGLSLGGGSELALSTQAIIATDKGSFGFPESGLGIYPGYGGMLRFNKHLGKELTKYYVLTGRGITAQQAHELGIVSSLVKPAEINQTISDLVEAGQFDKYADREIPTDYQEILTAFSDENIEKTLAGEAADGVSEEFAQKTAKTIGYKGPNSVKEIKHIIDEQTKLSIDDGIDYELSRLSDIFKSEEALVGLKATIAGKRADFSQFK comes from the coding sequence ATGAGTGAGAAATTTACAGCTGCGATTATCGGTGCCGGTACAATGGGGTCAGGGATTGCTCAAAAAATAGCTCAAGAAGGTATCCCAGTAACTTTAGTGGATGTGACTCAAGAGCAAGTAGAAAATGGACTTCAAAAGATTAAAGACATGCTGAATGAAGGAATTGAACGTGGTGTATTTAATGAAGCGTATGTAGAAAAGACGTTGAATTTAATTACACTAACAACAGATTATAATGATTTAAAAGACATAGATTTTATAGTTGAAGCAGTATTTGAAAATATGGACGTTAAGACTGCTGTATTGAAACAATTGGATGAAGTTTGTAAACCGGAAGCAATTCTGAGTTCAAACACATCTAGTTTTTATATTCGGGATTTAGCTAAAGTGACGAACCGACCTGATCGTTTTATTGGAATGCATTATTTTTTCCATCCTGCTAAGAATCGTTTGTTAGAAATTATCTCACATGATGGAACGAGTGAAGAAACAGTAGCGATTGCTAATAAGTTTGCAGATTTACATAATAAAACAGCGATCGTTGTAAAGGATTCACCTGGTTTCGCAGTTAACCGATTTTTCGTACCTTGGTTAACCGAGAGTGTACGCTTATATGAAGAAGGTGTAGCAAATAAAGCAACGATCGATAAAGCAGCAGAGAAAACATTCAAAATCGGTATGGGACCATTCACTTTAATGAATGCTTCTGGTATTCCAATTGCGTATCATTCTGCTAATACTTTAGCTGCAGAAATTAGTGAATTCTATTCTCCACCAAAAACATTAGCTGACCAAGTAGAAGCGAATGAGTTCTGGGATGTGGAAGATGGTGAAGTGGATGAATCTAAATTCGATATCATTGCAGAACGCTTGTTAGCAACATCGATTGGTGCAGCAACGGCATTAGTTGATGAAGGGGTCGCTTCGATTGAAGATACGGACCGTGGAGCTGTTGTTGGACTTAGATGGAAGACAGGTCCATTCCAATTAGCAAATAAATACGGTGTTAAGTACATTTACGATATTGTAAAAAAATTAAGCGATTCTAGACCTGGTTTCCCAGTAGCTGGAATATTAAGTAAGCAAGCAGAATTGGATGAGCCATTCGACTTCAATTTTATCGATTATAAAGTGGCTGATGGCATTGCAACGATTACAATCAATCGTCCTGAAGCGATGAACGCTTTGAACCCTACAGTTGTTGGACAATTAGAAGATACATTCAATAAAGCTGAAGCAGATGAGAGCGTCAAAGCCATCGTATTCCGTGGTGCAGGGAAAGCATTTGTAGCTGGAGCCGACTTGAAGTTCTTCCTTGACGGAGCAGTGAATGATAAAGTTGAAGATATTGTTGAATTTACAGCAAAAGGACACAAATTGTTCCGTCGTATGGAAACATCTGACAAATTAACGATTACAATTTTAGATGGTTTATCACTAGGTGGGGGCTCTGAATTAGCATTATCTACCCAAGCTATTATCGCAACAGATAAAGGTTCATTCGGATTCCCAGAGAGTGGTTTAGGAATTTATCCAGGTTATGGTGGAATGTTACGATTCAATAAACATTTAGGTAAAGAATTAACTAAATACTATGTATTAACAGGACGCGGTATTACAGCTCAGCAAGCTCATGAATTAGGAATTGTATCTAGTTTAGTGAAGCCAGCTGAAATCAACCAAACGATTAGCGATTTAGTTGAAGCAGGACAATTTGATAAGTACGCTGATCGTGAAATACCTACAGATTACCAAGAAATACTAACAGCCTTTTCGGATGAAAATATTGAAAAAACATTAGCAGGTGAAGCTGCTGATGGTGTATCTGAAGAGTTTGCACAAAAGACTGCGAAAACGATTGGTTATAAAGGACCAAATTCAGTTAAAGAAATTAAACATATTATTGATGAGCAAACTAAATTATCCATTGATGATGGTATCGATTATGAATTATCACGCTTATCTGACATATTTAAATCTGAAGAAGCTTTAGTAGGCTTAAAAGCAACGATTGCTGGAAAACGCGCAGATTTCAGTCAGTTTAAATAG
- a CDS encoding helix-turn-helix domain-containing protein produces MGEHEVIEQDKSKFIDSLTVHLSELSRKMLKIDTREEVLKYITDSFLNVFNCDVVAIGIIEGDQLVMNSSGEESSKLDVLFPFPAKDINPLLLEGSMTKENDLLAHDSVLRNYFDDNNFSTWFTMPISDEDIAHGLVIVGYQEDTILYDEMRSHFDELGEYVAIVLDLINRNKHKRKSMFDMHLIANQKDHDTTVDELVSIVTGFSGRESQSNSAAIYLFNEEKNSLIMQPATYGYVKKDSIIELTEDNLLNTYFPNVERVGHHSITVPLTVDMELIGVLYAEKDSEHIYTGYDLDQLEIFGNYFSVNYENMQLINKEKEQKKALENMLKVQQEMMKFTIKSDGFTEMNEKLGELLNSSIILYDRFFNVIDFYLHDDDVFSKQAVKEAGMYARKNRTLKQVTFDFVINEDYIFDGMPISDGKEIHAYIGIALPDNFDMELLALTINMIKNVYSLQFTKQKIAINAQEQIKGSFVERLLYKSIEDVQDILEYANLFNWDLYMPYRISILRISLPEYSAQNIIEEKAKTNKHIDLMRVLITNYNSKVITAVIEDQLVIFTPVTKVISKNYWENQYNYLKRSIEENGYAIDFVIGIGGVAEIPSQYYENYQKAQQVTNILLKSEFEQPYAFFDQMGSYTILNWVKENPASELFVNNYLKKLYELSDNQQVDLFDTLKVFLANNGNVSATASELYIHRSSLNYRLEKIQGILDLELDNFDERFNLVLAYKLYELHGNDIFK; encoded by the coding sequence ATGGGAGAACATGAAGTGATTGAGCAAGATAAAAGCAAATTTATAGACTCATTAACAGTTCACTTGAGCGAGTTAAGTCGAAAGATGTTGAAAATTGATACACGAGAAGAAGTATTAAAGTATATAACGGATTCATTCTTGAATGTTTTCAATTGCGATGTTGTCGCAATTGGAATAATCGAAGGAGATCAATTAGTAATGAACTCGAGTGGAGAAGAATCTTCTAAGCTCGATGTATTATTTCCATTTCCAGCTAAAGATATTAATCCATTATTATTAGAAGGAAGTATGACAAAAGAAAATGATTTATTAGCACACGACTCGGTATTAAGAAATTATTTTGACGACAACAATTTTTCAACGTGGTTTACAATGCCAATCTCAGATGAAGATATAGCTCACGGTCTCGTTATTGTAGGATACCAAGAAGATACGATACTATATGATGAGATGCGAAGTCATTTTGATGAATTAGGTGAGTATGTAGCGATTGTATTAGATTTGATTAATCGAAACAAACATAAAAGAAAATCAATGTTTGATATGCACTTAATAGCTAATCAAAAGGATCATGATACAACAGTGGATGAACTTGTATCGATTGTTACAGGATTTAGTGGAAGGGAATCACAGTCAAATTCTGCAGCTATTTATCTCTTTAATGAAGAAAAGAACAGTTTAATTATGCAACCAGCAACTTATGGATATGTAAAGAAAGATAGTATTATCGAATTAACCGAAGATAATTTATTGAATACATACTTTCCAAACGTAGAGCGAGTGGGTCACCATTCAATAACGGTTCCTTTAACCGTAGATATGGAATTAATTGGCGTTTTATATGCTGAGAAAGACTCAGAGCACATCTATACTGGCTATGATTTAGATCAATTAGAAATATTTGGAAATTACTTTTCAGTTAACTATGAAAATATGCAACTGATTAATAAAGAGAAAGAACAGAAGAAAGCATTAGAGAATATGCTTAAGGTTCAACAAGAAATGATGAAATTTACAATAAAATCAGATGGCTTTACAGAAATGAATGAGAAGTTAGGGGAACTACTTAATAGTAGTATCATCTTATATGATCGCTTTTTCAATGTGATAGATTTTTACTTACACGATGATGATGTATTTTCAAAGCAAGCAGTTAAAGAAGCTGGAATGTACGCTAGAAAGAATCGCACATTAAAACAAGTGACGTTTGATTTTGTTATTAATGAAGATTATATTTTTGATGGTATGCCAATATCTGATGGTAAAGAAATACATGCTTATATTGGAATTGCTTTGCCAGATAATTTTGACATGGAACTCCTAGCCTTGACTATTAATATGATTAAAAACGTATATTCTTTACAATTTACAAAACAAAAAATTGCAATCAATGCTCAAGAACAAATAAAAGGATCATTTGTAGAGCGTTTGTTGTACAAATCTATTGAGGATGTACAGGACATTTTAGAATATGCCAATTTATTTAACTGGGATTTGTATATGCCCTATAGAATTTCAATCTTAAGAATAAGCTTACCAGAGTATTCAGCTCAGAATATCATTGAAGAAAAGGCAAAAACCAATAAACATATTGATCTTATGCGTGTATTGATTACAAATTATAATAGTAAGGTCATTACAGCAGTTATCGAGGATCAATTAGTGATTTTTACACCCGTAACTAAAGTAATTTCGAAAAACTACTGGGAGAATCAATACAATTACTTGAAGCGTTCTATAGAAGAAAATGGATATGCGATAGACTTTGTCATTGGAATCGGTGGGGTTGCTGAAATACCAAGTCAATATTATGAAAATTATCAAAAAGCCCAACAAGTGACGAATATTTTACTAAAATCTGAATTTGAACAACCATATGCTTTTTTTGACCAAATGGGATCTTACACAATACTTAATTGGGTCAAGGAGAATCCAGCGTCTGAGTTGTTTGTTAATAATTATCTAAAAAAGTTATATGAATTATCAGATAATCAACAAGTTGATTTGTTCGACACATTGAAAGTCTTTTTAGCGAATAATGGTAATGTGAGTGCGACAGCTAGTGAATTATACATTCATAGGAGTTCGTTAAATTACCGTCTAGAAAAGATTCAAGGAATTTTAGATCTTGAACTTGATAATTTCGATGAACGATTTAATCTTGTCTTAGCATATAAATTATATGAACTTCATGGAAATGATATTTTTAAATAA
- a CDS encoding AMP-binding protein, which yields MKIDWLAGRANLTPNRNAVVDPKFNRKWSYEQLNQRAVNLAAYLRQQDVGYGDRVVLIAQNSISHLDFLFACTKLGAIFTPINWRLKENELMSILNDNQPVIVAYESDFRYPFYYQTEHFRLIDVDSVKYDIIVNNDKTTEFRNYPVQQEDPAVIIYTSGSTGQPKGAMISHRAMISNALNSLPSWGITKDDRTITITPMFHTAGLFSLVTPLLMAGGELIIQPTFEATLTFELVKEYQPTKIFMVPTMYYDLMNTQEIDISEMTSVDLFVSGGAPMSSDVYDAFNNADLPLIDSYGLTEAGPNNFWIAPAEASTRRGSVGKPIMFSDILLVDEANEEVAPGEIGELLIAGNHTFSGYWNNEEATKEAFYKHYVRTGDFAKVDEEGNYSIVGRKKEMIITGGENVYPSEVEEVVIRHQLIHDVIVVGYPNKKWGESVAAAVILNEPSVDAAMILAEYCKTRLAVHKVPKFYLEFNEFPRNSVGKIDKPKITKMILEAVEGQKV from the coding sequence ATGAAAATTGATTGGTTAGCTGGAAGAGCAAATTTAACACCAAACCGAAATGCTGTTGTGGATCCGAAATTTAATAGAAAATGGAGTTATGAACAGTTAAATCAAAGAGCGGTTAACTTAGCTGCGTATTTAAGACAACAAGATGTAGGATACGGTGATCGGGTAGTTCTCATTGCTCAAAACAGTATAAGTCATCTAGATTTTCTCTTTGCTTGTACTAAACTAGGCGCGATATTTACGCCTATAAATTGGCGATTAAAAGAAAATGAATTAATGTCTATACTTAATGATAATCAACCAGTAATCGTTGCATATGAGTCAGACTTTAGATATCCATTTTATTATCAAACGGAACACTTTAGATTGATTGACGTGGATAGTGTTAAATATGACATTATCGTAAATAATGATAAGACAACAGAATTCAGAAATTATCCAGTTCAACAAGAAGATCCGGCAGTTATTATCTATACAAGTGGTTCAACAGGGCAGCCGAAAGGGGCTATGATTAGTCACCGAGCTATGATTAGCAATGCATTGAATTCTTTACCAAGTTGGGGAATAACGAAAGATGATCGAACGATAACAATCACGCCTATGTTCCATACAGCCGGATTATTTAGCTTGGTTACACCGCTGTTAATGGCTGGAGGTGAGCTTATTATTCAGCCGACATTTGAAGCAACACTCACTTTTGAGTTAGTGAAAGAATATCAACCAACGAAAATTTTCATGGTTCCAACAATGTACTATGATTTAATGAATACACAAGAAATAGATATCTCTGAGATGACATCAGTTGATTTATTTGTATCTGGAGGCGCACCGATGTCAAGTGATGTCTATGATGCTTTTAATAATGCCGATTTACCTTTGATTGATTCATATGGTTTAACAGAAGCTGGACCAAATAATTTTTGGATAGCACCAGCAGAAGCTTCTACAAGAAGAGGATCTGTTGGAAAACCCATTATGTTTAGTGATATTTTACTCGTTGATGAAGCAAATGAAGAGGTAGCTCCGGGTGAAATTGGTGAGTTACTAATCGCTGGAAATCATACGTTTAGCGGGTACTGGAATAATGAAGAAGCTACAAAAGAAGCATTTTACAAACACTACGTCCGAACAGGTGACTTTGCCAAAGTGGATGAAGAGGGAAATTACTCGATTGTTGGTCGAAAAAAAGAAATGATAATTACTGGTGGGGAAAATGTCTACCCATCTGAAGTAGAAGAGGTCGTGATTCGACATCAACTGATTCATGATGTCATAGTTGTAGGATATCCTAATAAAAAATGGGGAGAATCTGTAGCTGCAGCTGTCATACTCAATGAACCGAGTGTAGATGCAGCAATGATCCTAGCAGAGTATTGCAAGACTCGATTAGCAGTACATAAGGTTCCAAAGTTTTACTTAGAATTCAATGAATTTCCGAGAAATTCAGTTGGTAAAATCGACAAACCTAAAATTACTAAGATGATTCTAGAAGCAGTTGAAGGACAGAAAGTTTAA
- a CDS encoding malonate decarboxylase subunit alpha yields the protein MAKKSKVISYLEAAKLVNDGDLLATATFGLGGLPEQLLVGVKERYEQEQHPKNITFMWSCGIGNNTPGRGADHLLADGLLKRIIAGHVGSSPNTVKAIVDNKLEAYLFPQGVFTQLYRSIAGGKPFLTKVGLKTFVDPRLEGAKSTPKTTEELVRLVEFDGEEWLKYPDFDIDVAFIRGTYADENGNLNVQDETCKLEQLELAMATKKKGGIVIAQVKKVVENGQLHAKEILVPGGLIDYIVESEPEYHYQTMGTYFNPEFSNDVKVPLGSEKPLPLTTRKIIGRRAAMELSPDSLINLGIGTPDMVASVASEEGVADEYTVTLEMGLWGGKPNSGLDFGGARNAEASIPMANQFDFYDGNGLDLSVLGIGEIDAEGNNNVTKFGPKVPGPGGFINISQNTHHLVFVGTFTIGGKAHIKDGKLVITDQGKGPKFVNKVEQVSFSGKYATENGQKLLYVTERAVFDLHDGRIRLIEYAPGVDVQKDILDYMEFEPLISEDLKEMNPDIFQENWGGLKDIIKENSLKA from the coding sequence ATGGCAAAAAAAAGTAAAGTGATTTCTTATTTAGAGGCAGCCAAGTTAGTTAATGATGGGGATTTATTAGCTACAGCAACCTTTGGACTCGGAGGATTACCAGAACAATTATTAGTAGGAGTTAAAGAACGTTACGAACAAGAACAACATCCTAAAAATATTACGTTTATGTGGTCATGTGGAATTGGTAATAATACACCTGGAAGAGGTGCAGACCACCTATTAGCAGATGGTTTATTAAAACGTATCATTGCAGGACATGTTGGATCATCTCCAAACACAGTAAAAGCAATTGTAGACAATAAACTTGAAGCATACTTATTCCCTCAAGGAGTATTCACTCAATTATATAGATCAATCGCTGGTGGGAAACCCTTCTTAACAAAAGTTGGATTAAAGACATTCGTGGATCCGCGTTTAGAAGGTGCTAAATCAACACCAAAGACGACTGAAGAGCTAGTTCGATTAGTTGAATTCGATGGAGAAGAGTGGCTAAAATATCCAGATTTCGATATTGACGTTGCATTCATCCGTGGTACATACGCTGATGAGAACGGGAACTTAAACGTACAAGACGAGACATGTAAATTAGAGCAACTTGAGTTAGCTATGGCGACTAAAAAAAAGGGCGGTATAGTTATTGCTCAAGTTAAAAAAGTCGTTGAAAATGGTCAACTTCATGCTAAAGAAATTCTTGTTCCAGGTGGTTTAATTGATTATATCGTTGAATCTGAACCAGAATATCACTACCAAACAATGGGTACGTATTTTAATCCAGAGTTCTCAAACGATGTAAAAGTACCATTAGGATCTGAGAAACCATTACCGTTAACGACACGTAAGATTATCGGACGTCGTGCTGCAATGGAATTATCTCCAGATTCATTAATTAACCTTGGTATTGGAACACCAGATATGGTTGCATCTGTAGCATCTGAAGAGGGAGTAGCAGATGAGTATACAGTTACTTTAGAGATGGGATTATGGGGTGGTAAGCCAAATAGTGGCTTAGACTTCGGAGGTGCACGCAACGCTGAAGCATCAATACCAATGGCAAACCAGTTTGATTTCTATGATGGTAACGGTCTGGATTTATCAGTTTTAGGTATTGGTGAGATTGATGCAGAAGGAAATAATAACGTAACAAAATTTGGACCTAAAGTACCTGGCCCAGGTGGTTTCATTAACATTTCGCAAAATACGCATCATTTAGTTTTCGTTGGAACATTTACAATTGGTGGAAAGGCTCACATTAAAGACGGAAAATTAGTTATTACTGATCAAGGTAAAGGACCGAAATTTGTTAATAAGGTTGAGCAAGTCAGTTTCTCAGGTAAGTACGCTACTGAAAATGGACAAAAACTTCTATATGTAACAGAGCGAGCAGTTTTTGATTTGCATGATGGAAGAATCAGATTAATTGAATACGCACCAGGTGTAGATGTTCAGAAAGACATTTTAGATTACATGGAATTTGAACCTTTAATTTCAGAAGACTTAAAAGAAATGAACCCAGATATTTTCCAAGAAAATTGGGGCGGTTTAAAGGACATTATTAAAGAAAATAGTTTGAAGGCATAA
- a CDS encoding acyl-CoA dehydrogenase family protein has product MVKESRADKDFQEEKLFYSDLYNYSSKLTEGEKEVLAELEEVLKNDLHPVLAKHWHDATFPLEEVQKILDLNLMDDPRLLEGREDGYISQLFRGFRSYTIAKTDPVLGTFYTQNGGLYHECVRLGGSEEQVAELMPGVRSFDNWGALCMTEPDHGSDVAGGMATTATRDGDTWTLNGHKKWVGGASIADMLAIFARDTEDGQVKMFYIPRETEGVETFVTPEKAFFRSMPNAEIIMKDVKVPESQRAQKINSWKDVAKILRNTRSDVAWLLAGATAGAFEAALKYTREREQFGKPIASFQLIQEKLARMAMNAQATLAFAYRLAEQQEEGIYKEEASSMAKLHNGLRARETAALAREVAGGNGLLLKYDIPRFFADIEGMYTYEGTHEVNSLIIGRYYTGIGAFI; this is encoded by the coding sequence ATGGTTAAAGAGTCAAGAGCAGATAAAGATTTTCAAGAAGAAAAGTTATTCTATTCAGATTTATATAACTATTCATCAAAATTAACAGAGGGTGAAAAAGAAGTTTTAGCTGAATTAGAAGAAGTATTAAAAAATGACTTACACCCTGTATTAGCAAAGCATTGGCATGATGCGACGTTCCCATTAGAAGAAGTACAGAAAATTTTAGACTTAAATTTAATGGACGATCCTCGTCTATTAGAAGGCCGCGAAGATGGTTATATTTCTCAATTATTCCGTGGATTCCGTTCGTATACCATTGCAAAAACTGACCCAGTTTTAGGAACGTTCTATACACAAAATGGTGGATTATACCATGAATGTGTTCGTTTAGGTGGTAGTGAAGAACAGGTAGCAGAATTAATGCCAGGTGTCCGCTCTTTTGATAACTGGGGAGCATTATGTATGACAGAGCCAGATCACGGATCAGACGTCGCGGGTGGTATGGCAACAACTGCAACACGTGACGGTGATACGTGGACACTAAACGGTCACAAAAAGTGGGTTGGAGGCGCATCAATTGCTGATATGTTAGCAATATTTGCACGTGATACTGAAGATGGTCAAGTTAAAATGTTCTATATTCCACGAGAAACAGAAGGAGTAGAGACCTTTGTTACACCAGAGAAAGCATTTTTCCGTTCGATGCCAAATGCGGAGATTATTATGAAAGATGTAAAAGTACCTGAGTCTCAACGTGCTCAAAAGATTAACTCATGGAAAGACGTTGCTAAAATCCTTCGTAATACACGCTCAGACGTAGCATGGTTACTAGCTGGAGCAACAGCAGGAGCATTTGAAGCTGCATTAAAATATACACGTGAACGTGAACAATTTGGAAAACCAATTGCTAGTTTCCAATTAATTCAAGAGAAATTAGCTCGTATGGCAATGAACGCACAAGCGACATTAGCCTTTGCTTACCGTTTAGCTGAGCAACAAGAAGAAGGTATCTATAAAGAAGAAGCGTCATCAATGGCTAAGTTACATAATGGATTAAGAGCAAGAGAAACAGCAGCATTAGCTAGAGAAGTTGCTGGAGGAAATGGCTTATTACTTAAATATGATATTCCAAGATTCTTCGCTGATATAGAAGGTATGTATACATATGAAGGAACACATGAAGTGAATTCATTAATCATTGGACGTTACTACACAGGTATCGGGGCATTTATTTAA
- a CDS encoding thiolase family protein, with protein sequence MLKQKQEEIVIVGAARTPVGAYLGDLKTVPVEDLGVIALEEAIKRANVAKEDIQEVIVGHVTGSQTTNNLGNIIGINAGLSKAMTGMTINRICGSGIQSAVSAVQELLLSNKTMIAAGGAESLSRAPFYLPESVRYDGFKMGDQTLIDANLEGHRSASGKDSGVGHMGNTAENVARKYSITRERSDEFAVESQRKAAKALEDGRFAQEIVPVDVPGRRGKVTTVETDGHPRPGTSMESLAKLRPAFEKDGVVTAGNASGLNDGAAFEIFTTQSVAEEKGLDVMARVVDYQISGCAPEVMGLGPVYAIKDLLERQGLDLEKDIDVLEINEAFAAQTIGCLIELGIEEDSDFYKNNFNPHGGAVALGHPLGMSGARIITSLLYEFKNRPEIRYAIASACIGGGQGIALLLENGNYKK encoded by the coding sequence ATGTTAAAGCAAAAACAAGAAGAAATTGTAATCGTTGGAGCAGCGCGTACACCTGTAGGAGCGTATTTAGGAGACTTAAAAACAGTTCCAGTTGAAGACTTAGGAGTTATCGCATTAGAAGAAGCAATTAAGCGTGCTAATGTAGCTAAAGAAGATATTCAAGAGGTTATTGTTGGACACGTTACAGGGTCACAAACAACGAATAACTTGGGGAATATTATCGGAATCAACGCCGGCTTATCTAAAGCCATGACAGGGATGACAATTAATCGAATTTGTGGATCAGGTATTCAATCTGCCGTTTCTGCAGTACAAGAATTATTATTATCGAACAAAACGATGATTGCCGCTGGAGGAGCAGAATCTTTATCTCGAGCTCCATTCTACTTACCAGAATCAGTTCGGTACGATGGATTTAAAATGGGAGATCAAACTCTTATTGATGCTAACTTAGAAGGACACCGTTCTGCATCTGGTAAAGATTCTGGAGTTGGGCATATGGGTAACACTGCTGAGAACGTAGCGCGTAAGTATTCAATTACACGTGAACGTTCAGATGAATTCGCCGTTGAGTCTCAACGTAAAGCAGCTAAAGCTTTAGAAGATGGGCGCTTCGCTCAGGAAATCGTTCCAGTTGATGTACCAGGTCGTCGTGGGAAAGTTACAACTGTAGAAACAGATGGTCACCCTCGTCCAGGTACAAGTATGGAAAGCTTAGCTAAGCTAAGACCAGCTTTTGAAAAAGATGGCGTTGTAACAGCAGGGAATGCATCAGGATTAAATGACGGTGCAGCATTCGAAATTTTTACAACACAATCAGTTGCAGAAGAGAAGGGTCTTGACGTTATGGCTCGCGTTGTAGATTATCAAATTTCTGGGTGTGCACCTGAAGTTATGGGGTTAGGTCCCGTTTATGCAATCAAAGACTTATTAGAGCGCCAAGGCCTTGATCTGGAAAAAGATATTGATGTTTTGGAAATTAATGAAGCATTTGCGGCTCAAACCATTGGATGTTTAATTGAATTAGGTATTGAAGAAGATTCAGACTTCTACAAGAATAACTTTAACCCACATGGTGGTGCAGTAGCATTAGGACACCCATTAGGTATGTCTGGTGCACGTATTATTACATCGTTATTATATGAATTTAAAAACCGTCCAGAAATTCGCTATGCTATCGCATCTGCATGTATTGGTGGAGGACAAGGTATTGCATTGTTATTAGAGAATGGAAACTACAAGAAATAA